From one Timaviella obliquedivisa GSE-PSE-MK23-08B genomic stretch:
- a CDS encoding glycosyltransferase family 39 protein, with protein MNFSKPLSRVYNWRSLVILLLLLGLFFRIANLDRKIYWVDEVATSIRVAGYTRTEIINEVTSGKILHPQDLLNYQKLTPQRDLQDTFRALSNSPEHAPLYFLIVRAWAMVFGSSAAAMRSPSVLFSLIALPCLYGLTLELFQSHFAASLALSLAAISPFFVAYAQEARPYSLWLVAILLSSLLLLKAVRLNQRGIWVLYALSLVFGFYTSLLSIWVALGQAAWIMLGRRSRLRNFAIAFTSALFAFTPWLWIMVQHWQRLQDNTTWMRVPMGFLPRVAIGLYSVVIGFVDFPVYVPVDAVIIAAIIADIGLLTLIGFSFYFVQAQSVRPVHLFIFTLAIATPLCLVVIDWMTNGQSSTAPRYLIPCQIAVQLAIAFVFSHKLRSEKPQVWKMLWVVLISMGILSCAANLETSPKYQKIRNLHNLAIATVINQVQPLAGTSKPAPLVIAESTQTMDLLSLSRNLAENIEIKILSQSDPSSIPNVCQQIFLFNPSKEFRAAIVAQRAIVPVYQPKLLIPGEISLTLWAVKNDSCSPKRMAQ; from the coding sequence ATGAATTTTAGTAAACCATTGAGCCGGGTTTATAACTGGCGATCGCTCGTCATTCTCCTATTATTGCTAGGTCTATTTTTTCGCATTGCTAATCTCGATCGCAAGATCTACTGGGTCGATGAAGTGGCTACGTCAATTCGGGTGGCGGGCTATACCAGAACTGAAATTATTAATGAGGTAACATCGGGCAAAATCCTTCATCCGCAAGATTTACTCAACTATCAAAAACTCACGCCTCAGCGAGACTTGCAGGACACCTTCCGAGCCTTGTCTAATAGCCCTGAACATGCACCGCTTTATTTTTTAATAGTGAGAGCTTGGGCAATGGTATTCGGCAGTTCTGCGGCGGCAATGCGATCGCCCTCTGTTCTCTTTAGCCTGATTGCCTTGCCCTGTCTTTATGGACTAACGCTAGAGCTTTTTCAATCGCACTTTGCCGCTAGTCTTGCCCTTTCACTGGCTGCTATTTCTCCATTCTTTGTAGCTTATGCCCAGGAAGCCCGTCCTTATAGTCTTTGGCTGGTTGCAATTCTACTCTCTAGCCTATTGTTGTTGAAAGCAGTACGGCTCAATCAACGCGGAATCTGGGTGCTTTATGCGCTATCTCTTGTCTTTGGGTTTTACACGTCTTTGCTCTCAATTTGGGTCGCTCTAGGTCAGGCGGCGTGGATCATGCTGGGGAGACGATCGCGGCTGAGGAATTTTGCGATCGCTTTCACTAGCGCCCTCTTTGCCTTTACGCCCTGGCTGTGGATCATGGTTCAGCACTGGCAACGGCTTCAGGACAATACAACCTGGATGCGAGTGCCGATGGGTTTTCTGCCTAGAGTGGCGATCGGGCTGTACAGCGTTGTGATCGGATTTGTAGACTTTCCGGTTTATGTTCCTGTTGATGCCGTGATCATTGCGGCGATCATTGCCGATATTGGGTTGTTAACGCTGATTGGATTTTCCTTTTACTTTGTACAAGCTCAATCAGTTCGTCCAGTCCATCTATTTATTTTCACGCTAGCGATCGCTACACCGTTATGTCTAGTTGTGATTGATTGGATGACCAACGGTCAAAGCTCAACGGCTCCTCGGTATCTAATTCCCTGTCAAATTGCAGTACAGTTGGCGATCGCTTTTGTGTTTAGCCACAAGTTACGCTCAGAAAAACCACAGGTCTGGAAAATGTTATGGGTTGTGTTAATCTCAATGGGGATATTATCCTGCGCAGCGAACCTAGAAACATCACCCAAATATCAAAAGATTCGGAATCTGCATAATCTGGCGATCGCTACTGTTATTAACCAAGTGCAACCCCTTGCAGGTACCTCGAAGCCTGCCCCCCTAGTCATTGCTGAATCAACCCAAACGATGGATTTATTATCCCTGAGTCGGAATCTTGCAGAGAATATAGAAATTAAGATATTATCCCAAAGTGATCCTTCAAGTATTCCTAACGTTTGTCAGCAGATATTCCTTTTTAACCCCTCAAAAGAGTTCCGTGCCGCCATTGTCGCTCAGAGGGCGATCGTTCCTGTCTACCAACCCAAACTGCTGATCCCTGGCGAAATTTCACTGACGCTCTGGGCGGTTAAAAATGATTCTTGTTCCCCTAAGAGGATGGCTCAATGA
- a CDS encoding aspartyl/asparaginyl beta-hydroxylase domain-containing protein encodes MNSFYTNLKAKYRQWILTEGEKAIRRVEGYIGRNSLVGDTPFLAAEQFSWIPEIEANWQVVRKELDVLLEKVDELPNFQDISKDQYAVTTDNLWKTYFFYAYGFKAEGNCQQCPETARLIESIPGINLAFFSILMPHKTIPVHRGPYRGVVRMHLPLKVPEPATECAIRVGEEVQHWEEGKVILFDDTYPHDAWNHTDGIRAVLFIDFIRPMRFPASLVNRLLIQLIAWSPYIRGEKPAFEQWDQRLTQIFKR; translated from the coding sequence ATGAATTCGTTTTATACAAACCTGAAAGCCAAATACCGACAATGGATTTTAACAGAAGGCGAGAAAGCTATCCGCCGCGTAGAAGGTTACATTGGGCGCAATTCTCTCGTAGGCGATACACCCTTTCTGGCGGCTGAACAATTTAGTTGGATTCCTGAAATAGAAGCAAATTGGCAAGTCGTTCGTAAAGAGCTAGATGTATTGCTAGAGAAAGTGGACGAACTTCCTAATTTTCAAGATATTTCTAAAGATCAATATGCTGTTACTACGGATAACCTCTGGAAGACTTACTTTTTTTATGCCTATGGCTTTAAAGCAGAAGGCAACTGTCAACAATGCCCCGAAACTGCCCGTTTAATTGAAAGCATTCCTGGCATCAATCTGGCATTTTTCTCCATTTTAATGCCCCACAAGACAATTCCAGTTCATCGCGGCCCCTATAGAGGAGTGGTGCGGATGCATTTACCCCTCAAAGTTCCAGAACCTGCGACCGAATGCGCTATTCGAGTGGGAGAAGAAGTTCAGCACTGGGAAGAAGGAAAAGTTATCCTATTTGACGATACTTATCCCCACGATGCGTGGAACCATACTGACGGAATTCGAGCCGTTTTATTTATTGATTTTATTCGTCCGATGCGGTTTCCCGCCTCGCTGGTGAATCGGCTCCTAATCCAACTCATTGCTTGGTCACCCTACATTCGAGGCGAGAAACCCGCCTTTGAGCAATGGGATCAGCGGCTGACGCAGATCTTTAAGCGCTAA
- the metH gene encoding methionine synthase — MTHPFLARLHSPDRPVLVFDGAMGTNIQSQNLTAEDFGGAAYEGCNEYLVVTKPEAIAKVHRDFLAAGADVIETDTFGSSPLVLVEYDLADQAYDLSRKAAELAKRCTAEYSTPEKPRFVAGSIGPGTKLPTLGHVGYDELKAAFVVQAEGLFDGGVDLFLVETCQDVLQIKAALNAIEEVFAKKGDRRPIMVSVTMEQQGTMLVGTDISGVLAILEPYPIDILGLNCATGPDLMKPHIQYLTENAPFVVSCIPNAGLPENIGGHAHYKLTPMELRMALLHFVEDMGVQVIGGCCGTRPEHIRQLAEVAATLTPKERSVRVDRQHWKNGAVYTSDIPRPNLGYTPAAASIYSAQPYEQDNSFLIVGERLNASGSKKVRELLNEENWDGLVAIARSQIKEGAHVLDVNVDFVGRDGERDMKELVSRLVTTATIPLMLDSTEWQKMEAGLKVAGGKCILNSTNYEDGDERFLKVLELAKTYGAGVVIGTIDEEGMARTADQKVKIAERAYHAVLEYGIPPHEIFFDTLALPVSTGIEEDRENGKATIESIRRIRELLPSCHFMLGVSNISFGLNPATRIVLNSMFLHEAIAAGMDGSIVSAAKLLPISKITPEQQQVCRDLIYDRRRFEGDICVYDPLTELTKMFEGVSVKDARSTATLADLPIEERLKQHIIDGERIGLEDALKIALEQYKPLDIVNVFLLDGMKVVGELFGSGQMQLPFVLQSAETMKSAVAFLEPMMEKIEGSSDSKGVFLIATVKGDVHDIGKNLVDIILTNNGYKVINLGIKQPVENIINAYKEHKADCIAMSGLLVKSTAFMKDNLQTFSDQGITVPVILGGAALTRKFVYEDCQRVYKGKVIYGKDAFADLHFMDKLMPAKTEHHWDDLKGFLDEAGHPVDLIKDEEVEEETAIAPAVTTEPVEEDTRRSEAIDANIARPTPPFWGTQILNPVDIPWEELFWHLDLQALIAGQWQFRKPREQTREEYDAFLEEKVYPVLARWKARVLTENLLHPQVVYGYFPCQSEGNLLHVYDPDVYDSDGSRTQPFVTWKFPRQKSMRRYCIADFFASKESGQMDVLPMQAVTMGHIASEVAQELFKANNYTEYLYFHGMAVQLAEALAEWTHARIRRELGCGDQDPDNIRDMLAQRYQGSRYSFGYPACPNIHDQFKQLELLKSDRINLYMDESEQIYPEQSTTAFVAYHPMAKYFSA, encoded by the coding sequence ATGACTCATCCCTTTCTCGCTCGCTTGCACAGCCCCGATCGCCCTGTCTTGGTTTTTGACGGCGCGATGGGAACCAACATTCAGTCCCAAAACCTGACCGCTGAGGACTTTGGAGGAGCGGCATACGAGGGTTGTAATGAGTATTTGGTGGTGACTAAACCAGAGGCGATCGCCAAAGTCCACCGCGACTTTTTGGCAGCAGGAGCCGATGTAATCGAGACAGACACCTTTGGTAGCAGCCCATTGGTGCTAGTAGAGTACGATCTGGCTGACCAAGCCTATGACTTGAGCCGCAAGGCAGCAGAGTTGGCAAAACGTTGTACCGCCGAGTATTCTACGCCCGAAAAGCCGCGATTTGTGGCGGGTTCCATTGGCCCTGGAACGAAGCTACCGACGTTGGGGCACGTGGGCTATGACGAGTTGAAAGCGGCGTTTGTGGTGCAGGCAGAGGGCTTGTTTGATGGCGGAGTGGACTTATTTTTAGTCGAAACTTGTCAGGATGTACTGCAAATTAAGGCGGCGCTGAATGCTATTGAGGAGGTGTTTGCGAAAAAGGGCGATCGCCGCCCCATCATGGTTTCAGTCACTATGGAACAGCAGGGAACCATGCTAGTAGGCACTGATATCAGTGGTGTGTTAGCAATTTTAGAGCCTTATCCCATTGATATTCTGGGGTTGAACTGTGCCACAGGGCCCGACTTAATGAAGCCCCATATTCAATATTTAACGGAGAATGCGCCCTTTGTGGTGTCATGTATTCCTAACGCAGGGCTACCCGAAAACATTGGAGGACATGCGCATTATAAGTTAACGCCAATGGAACTGCGGATGGCGTTGTTGCACTTTGTTGAAGATATGGGAGTGCAGGTGATTGGCGGTTGCTGCGGCACTCGTCCTGAGCATATTCGGCAGTTGGCAGAGGTAGCAGCGACCTTAACACCAAAAGAGCGATCGGTACGGGTCGATCGCCAACATTGGAAAAATGGAGCGGTTTACACTTCTGATATTCCTCGTCCTAACTTGGGGTACACGCCTGCTGCGGCATCGATTTATTCAGCGCAACCTTACGAGCAGGATAATTCGTTTTTGATTGTGGGTGAACGCTTGAACGCCAGCGGTTCTAAAAAGGTACGGGAACTTTTGAACGAGGAGAATTGGGATGGTTTGGTGGCGATCGCCCGTTCCCAAATCAAAGAGGGAGCGCACGTTTTAGACGTGAACGTAGACTTCGTGGGGCGAGATGGCGAACGCGATATGAAGGAGTTGGTATCGCGCCTAGTTACTACTGCTACTATCCCGCTGATGCTGGACTCGACAGAGTGGCAAAAGATGGAGGCGGGGTTGAAGGTTGCAGGAGGTAAGTGCATTCTTAATTCTACTAATTATGAAGATGGCGATGAACGCTTTTTGAAGGTGCTAGAACTGGCAAAAACCTATGGTGCAGGGGTAGTGATTGGCACGATTGATGAAGAGGGAATGGCACGAACTGCTGATCAGAAGGTTAAGATTGCAGAACGCGCTTATCATGCAGTGCTGGAATATGGTATTCCACCTCACGAGATTTTTTTTGATACGTTAGCGTTACCTGTTTCAACCGGAATTGAGGAAGATCGGGAGAACGGCAAAGCGACTATCGAGTCCATTCGCCGGATTCGGGAATTATTGCCATCCTGTCACTTCATGTTAGGCGTATCGAACATTTCTTTTGGTCTCAATCCGGCAACTCGGATTGTGCTGAACTCGATGTTTTTGCATGAGGCGATCGCTGCTGGCATGGATGGCTCCATTGTCAGTGCGGCAAAGCTGCTGCCTATATCAAAAATTACGCCAGAGCAGCAGCAAGTCTGTCGAGATTTAATTTACGATCGCCGTCGTTTTGAAGGCGATATTTGCGTTTATGATCCGCTGACTGAACTGACAAAAATGTTTGAAGGCGTGTCGGTTAAAGATGCCCGTTCTACTGCCACACTGGCAGATTTACCGATTGAGGAACGCCTGAAGCAGCACATCATTGATGGCGAACGTATTGGCTTAGAAGATGCGCTAAAAATTGCGCTAGAGCAGTACAAGCCGCTGGATATCGTCAATGTTTTTTTGCTAGATGGCATGAAAGTAGTGGGCGAATTATTCGGTTCGGGGCAAATGCAATTGCCCTTTGTGCTGCAATCCGCCGAAACTATGAAGTCGGCGGTAGCGTTCTTAGAACCTATGATGGAGAAGATTGAAGGCAGCAGTGACTCGAAAGGGGTTTTTCTGATTGCTACCGTTAAGGGAGATGTTCACGACATTGGTAAGAACCTCGTGGATATTATTTTGACTAATAATGGTTACAAAGTAATTAACTTAGGTATTAAGCAGCCTGTTGAAAATATTATTAATGCCTATAAAGAACATAAGGCAGATTGCATTGCGATGAGCGGTCTTTTAGTTAAATCAACTGCGTTCATGAAAGATAACCTCCAGACGTTTAGCGATCAAGGCATTACAGTTCCCGTTATTTTAGGAGGAGCGGCTCTAACACGTAAGTTTGTCTACGAAGATTGTCAGCGAGTTTATAAGGGCAAAGTGATTTATGGCAAAGATGCCTTTGCTGATTTGCACTTTATGGATAAGCTCATGCCTGCCAAGACAGAGCATCATTGGGATGACCTGAAGGGCTTTTTGGATGAGGCAGGTCATCCTGTTGATCTGATTAAGGATGAAGAAGTAGAAGAAGAGACAGCGATCGCACCAGCGGTAACAACAGAGCCAGTAGAGGAAGATACGCGGCGATCGGAAGCTATTGATGCTAACATTGCTCGCCCTACGCCTCCGTTCTGGGGAACCCAAATTCTTAATCCTGTTGATATTCCCTGGGAAGAGTTATTCTGGCATCTTGATTTGCAAGCCTTGATTGCTGGACAGTGGCAGTTTCGCAAGCCTCGTGAGCAAACCCGCGAGGAGTATGATGCTTTTTTGGAGGAAAAAGTCTATCCCGTTTTGGCGCGTTGGAAAGCTCGAGTTTTGACAGAGAACTTGCTGCATCCTCAAGTTGTGTATGGCTACTTTCCCTGTCAATCGGAAGGGAATTTACTTCATGTTTATGACCCAGATGTTTATGACTCAGATGGCTCTCGCACTCAGCCGTTTGTCACCTGGAAATTTCCTCGGCAAAAATCTATGCGCCGCTATTGCATTGCCGACTTCTTTGCCTCAAAAGAGTCAGGGCAAATGGATGTGCTGCCCATGCAGGCGGTAACGATGGGTCACATTGCCTCTGAGGTGGCTCAGGAGCTATTCAAAGCCAATAACTACACCGAATATCTTTACTTTCACGGTATGGCAGTCCAGTTAGCGGAGGCGTTGGCTGAATGGACTCACGCTCGCATTCGTCGAGAACTGGGCTGTGGCGACCAAGATCCTGATAATATCCGTGATATGTTGGCGCAGCGGTATCAGGGTTCTCGGTATAGCTTTGGCTATCCGGCGTGTCCCAATATTCACGATCAGTTTAAGCAATTGGAGTTGTTGAAAAGCGATCGCATCAATTTATATATGGATGAAAGCGAACAAATTTATCCTGAGCAATCGACTACGGCGTTCGTGGCATATCATCCGATGGCGAAATACTTTAGCGCTTAA
- a CDS encoding Uma2 family endonuclease, with the protein MVQAPTKPLTLDEFLKLPESKPASEFINGQILQKPMPQGKHSTVQSDLVPAANAVLKPNRIARAYSELRCTFGGRSTVPDVSIFIWERIPRDENGKVSNTFAIAPDWTIEIFSPNQSQTKVVRNILHCLAHGTHMGWLIDPEEEMVFGYFSDRTIALFEEKSDRLPVPHFAEAFSLTVDQLFGWLEE; encoded by the coding sequence ATGGTTCAAGCTCCTACCAAACCCCTCACCCTTGACGAGTTCCTTAAACTGCCAGAGAGCAAACCAGCAAGCGAATTCATCAATGGTCAGATTCTTCAGAAACCTATGCCCCAGGGAAAACACAGCACAGTTCAAAGCGATCTTGTTCCAGCCGCAAATGCAGTTCTAAAACCAAACCGCATTGCCCGTGCTTACTCTGAACTGCGTTGTACATTTGGTGGCAGATCAACTGTGCCCGATGTCAGTATATTTATCTGGGAGCGCATTCCCCGCGACGAGAATGGCAAAGTGTCCAATACATTTGCGATTGCTCCCGACTGGACAATCGAAATTTTTTCCCCTAATCAAAGTCAAACTAAAGTTGTGCGCAACATTCTTCATTGCCTTGCTCACGGAACTCATATGGGCTGGTTGATTGATCCAGAAGAAGAAATGGTGTTTGGTTACTTTAGCGATCGCACCATCGCTCTTTTTGAGGAAAAGAGCGATCGCCTTCCCGTTCCACATTTTGCTGAAGCCTTTAGTCTTACAGTGGATCAATTGTTTGGTTGGCTAGAGGAATAG
- a CDS encoding WD40 repeat domain-containing protein — MSTKPDASLPNASEVSVKIPQDSKSDRPIDQQSEGNQNQIIGQAVSSTIVNVTGGQVTIYPSQLDRPCPVETQPSTSKIGANPYQGLLAFQETDGDRFFGREKEIAILWEKLSKLHEATTVTSILPIFGPSGSGKSSLARAGLIPELARQPLPGRDRARVAILVPGTYPLEALAIALARVATNDLTPVTKTREFVAELAQANSSGKYDGLRRIINVLPETDVSPLILLVDQFEEIYTLCKKSVERDRFIENLLEAAQEESQQVLIVITLRSDFLGEIQKHPELNHLFSRQGFLVPAMNEAELRQIIAKPAELAGHPLDEATIYLLVEDTEGREGALPLLQCALTCIWKGLAKGITPAQTLEQIGGVGGALAGEAQEVYDSLSLPEQAIARRLFLGLVQLDEGTRDTRRRVTIDYLISHQDNPEQVKQVINQFSEPEVRLITCSTRHNGIETAEITHEALFDHWQLLNQWIEQSRSDLRFQRRLEDDAEYWEQNGRPEGCLWRPPELDMLRQHQERVGAIITHLQMEFFMASQKAEAIRQQQETQHQKKERQQRLQKWALCTLIPGVMGLTFYQQQQAKVQQVKQLADFAETLLSNQPLNAENNVLAQINAIAAVDLSQSAFIPLTHDAIANSASSTLLHSIQVDQGRRLLSDKVISIAFSSDGKKIVSGSKDNTVRLWNTNTQQPIGQPLRGHQKTVLAVAFSPDGTRIVSGSVDKTIRLWDTATGKQIRQLEGHKYSVVSVAFSPDGTRIVSGSDDKTIRLWNTATGKQIRQLEGNDFQPVLVGFSANGETVLSRSYNNTVRSWNASTGELKNELKEDVFQTAPVLFSASGKTIVSGSYNHVIDLEESLLTPACSQLNEYPNLIKSETTIGRKVKQVCDRYL, encoded by the coding sequence ATGTCAACTAAGCCTGATGCTTCGCTGCCTAACGCTTCAGAGGTGAGTGTGAAAATTCCGCAGGATAGCAAGAGCGATCGCCCCATTGATCAACAATCTGAGGGCAACCAAAATCAAATCATTGGTCAAGCCGTTAGCAGCACCATCGTCAATGTCACAGGTGGACAAGTCACCATCTACCCGTCTCAACTCGATCGCCCCTGCCCAGTAGAAACCCAGCCCTCGACCTCAAAGATCGGGGCAAATCCTTATCAAGGACTGCTGGCATTTCAAGAAACTGATGGCGATCGCTTCTTTGGGCGAGAAAAAGAGATTGCCATTCTCTGGGAGAAACTTAGCAAACTGCATGAAGCAACCACTGTCACTAGCATCCTGCCCATCTTCGGGCCCTCCGGCTCAGGAAAATCCTCCCTCGCACGAGCCGGACTCATTCCAGAACTCGCCCGCCAACCCTTGCCAGGACGCGATCGGGCTAGAGTTGCAATCCTCGTGCCCGGAACGTATCCTCTTGAAGCTCTAGCAATAGCACTGGCACGAGTCGCTACGAATGACCTGACTCCTGTAACCAAAACTCGTGAGTTCGTCGCAGAACTGGCGCAAGCAAACTCGTCTGGGAAGTACGACGGACTGCGGCGAATCATCAACGTCTTGCCCGAAACTGATGTCTCACCGCTGATTTTATTGGTCGATCAGTTCGAGGAAATTTATACCCTTTGCAAAAAATCGGTAGAGCGCGATCGCTTCATTGAGAACCTGCTAGAAGCGGCACAAGAAGAGTCCCAACAAGTTCTAATAGTTATCACGTTACGCAGTGACTTTTTAGGCGAAATTCAAAAACATCCTGAGCTAAATCACCTGTTTTCACGGCAAGGATTTCTGGTGCCCGCCATGAATGAAGCGGAACTACGGCAAATTATCGCTAAACCCGCAGAACTGGCAGGGCATCCCCTCGACGAAGCTACCATCTACCTATTAGTCGAAGACACCGAAGGGCGAGAAGGTGCTTTACCACTACTACAGTGTGCCCTCACTTGCATTTGGAAAGGACTCGCCAAAGGCATCACGCCAGCCCAAACTTTAGAACAGATTGGAGGGGTTGGGGGCGCACTGGCAGGCGAAGCCCAAGAAGTGTATGACAGCCTCAGCTTACCTGAACAAGCCATTGCTCGCCGCTTGTTCCTTGGCTTGGTGCAGTTGGATGAAGGCACAAGGGATACCCGCCGTCGAGTTACAATAGACTATCTCATTTCTCACCAAGACAACCCAGAGCAGGTTAAACAGGTCATTAATCAATTTTCAGAACCAGAGGTGCGATTAATTACTTGTTCAACCCGTCATAACGGCATTGAAACAGCCGAAATTACCCATGAAGCATTATTTGACCATTGGCAATTGCTAAATCAGTGGATAGAACAAAGCCGTAGTGACCTGCGCTTTCAACGCCGTTTAGAAGATGATGCCGAGTACTGGGAGCAAAATGGTCGCCCGGAAGGCTGCCTCTGGCGACCTCCAGAACTGGATATGCTGAGGCAGCATCAAGAGCGGGTCGGGGCAATCATCACTCACCTGCAAATGGAATTCTTTATGGCATCTCAGAAGGCTGAAGCGATCCGCCAGCAGCAGGAAACTCAGCACCAGAAAAAGGAGCGGCAACAACGGCTTCAGAAATGGGCATTGTGCACTTTAATTCCGGGTGTGATGGGTCTTACTTTTTATCAACAGCAACAGGCAAAAGTGCAGCAAGTAAAACAGTTAGCAGATTTTGCAGAAACATTACTCTCTAACCAACCTTTGAATGCCGAAAATAATGTTCTGGCTCAGATTAACGCGATCGCAGCCGTTGACCTCAGTCAGTCGGCATTCATTCCTCTAACCCATGATGCGATCGCCAACTCTGCTTCTAGTACTCTGTTGCACTCTATTCAAGTAGACCAGGGCAGAAGGCTCTTATCGGATAAAGTCATTTCAATTGCGTTCAGTTCCGATGGCAAAAAAATTGTTAGTGGTAGTAAAGACAACACAGTGCGCCTGTGGAACACCAACACTCAGCAACCCATTGGGCAACCCTTAAGGGGACACCAAAAAACAGTTCTAGCAGTTGCATTCAGCCCCGATGGCACCAGAATTGTCAGTGGCAGCGTTGATAAAACAATCCGCTTGTGGGATACCGCAACAGGTAAGCAAATTAGGCAACTGGAAGGACACAAATATTCGGTTGTTTCAGTGGCATTTAGTCCCGATGGCACCAGAATTGTTAGCGGCAGTGATGACAAAACAATTCGCTTATGGAATACCGCAACAGGTAAGCAAATTAGACAACTGGAAGGGAATGACTTTCAGCCCGTCTTGGTTGGCTTCAGTGCCAATGGTGAGACGGTTTTAAGTAGAAGTTATAACAACACAGTACGTTCATGGAATGCAAGTACAGGTGAACTTAAGAATGAATTAAAAGAAGATGTTTTTCAGACTGCTCCAGTTCTCTTTAGTGCTTCTGGCAAAACAATTGTCAGTGGCAGTTATAACCACGTAATAGATCTAGAAGAAAGTTTATTGACACCTGCTTGTAGCCAACTGAATGAATATCCAAATTTAATTAAATCTGAAACGACTATTGGTCGGAAAGTTAAACAAGTTTGCGATCGCTATTTATAG
- a CDS encoding sulfite exporter TauE/SafE family protein has translation MLDLFLLFVLGFLGSFGHCAGMCGPIAAAFSLSQQRENSVGRSLAGISKRSLLFHLLLNLGRLLSYALIGAGIGALGSVLIAGGQVAGVGSLLRRVMALLTGSLLIWFGLTQVSPEILPRLPFLHPLLQGKLHERLSSAMVKISFGDRWWTPFFLGAIWGLIPCGFLYTAQIKAAGAGSAGAGGLTMLAFGLGTVPTMLLVGISTGMLSRDRRSQLFRMGGWVTLMIGVLTLLRSADTMVDYTGHAAIVCLMLALVARPVSRLWIFLLRYRRSLGVGAFILSIAHMFHMVVHSWNWQVEKLFFMLPQHQQGIVMGGIALLLMLPLAVTSFDGAQTWLGRGWRSLHLLSIPALILGVMHTILVGSHYLGALQLSDFNRGATVMLGAIGVMVLLIRYRWMWLLLGLEKFYVSPIQNQRVQSDLVEAEGVGSKK, from the coding sequence ATGCTTGATTTGTTTCTTCTGTTTGTTCTGGGTTTTCTAGGGAGCTTCGGGCATTGTGCGGGCATGTGTGGCCCCATTGCAGCGGCATTTTCTCTGTCGCAACAACGCGAGAATTCTGTCGGGCGATCCCTTGCGGGTATCTCGAAGAGATCGCTCCTGTTCCACCTATTACTCAATTTAGGACGGCTGCTGAGTTATGCCTTAATTGGGGCAGGCATTGGTGCATTAGGTTCGGTGCTGATCGCTGGTGGGCAGGTTGCCGGAGTTGGCAGCCTGTTGCGGCGGGTGATGGCATTACTAACAGGTAGCCTGCTGATTTGGTTTGGTTTAACCCAGGTGAGTCCAGAAATTTTGCCGCGATTGCCATTTTTGCATCCGTTGCTTCAAGGCAAACTGCATGAGCGGTTAAGTAGCGCCATGGTCAAGATATCGTTTGGCGATCGCTGGTGGACACCCTTTTTCTTGGGTGCAATTTGGGGGCTAATTCCCTGCGGTTTTTTGTATACGGCGCAGATTAAAGCGGCTGGAGCAGGTAGCGCTGGGGCAGGGGGACTAACCATGTTGGCGTTTGGGCTGGGAACGGTGCCAACGATGCTGCTGGTAGGTATTTCAACTGGGATGTTGAGCCGCGATCGCCGTAGTCAACTCTTCCGAATGGGCGGTTGGGTCACGTTAATGATTGGTGTCCTAACGCTGTTGCGAAGCGCCGACACAATGGTGGATTATACAGGTCATGCCGCGATCGTTTGTTTAATGTTGGCATTAGTTGCGCGCCCGGTTAGTCGCCTGTGGATATTTCTGTTACGCTATCGTCGATCATTGGGTGTAGGCGCGTTCATTCTATCGATCGCCCATATGTTTCACATGGTGGTACATTCCTGGAACTGGCAAGTAGAAAAACTGTTCTTTATGCTGCCTCAACATCAACAGGGAATTGTGATGGGAGGAATTGCTTTGTTGCTCATGTTGCCTTTAGCCGTAACTAGTTTTGATGGAGCGCAAACATGGCTGGGACGAGGCTGGCGATCGCTCCATCTATTATCAATCCCCGCACTAATTCTGGGTGTAATGCACACAATTCTAGTGGGTTCCCATTACCTAGGAGCGTTGCAACTGAGTGACTTTAATCGAGGCGCAACGGTGATGTTGGGGGCGATCGGGGTAATGGTTTTGTTGATTCGGTATCGGTGGATGTGGTTGTTGCTAGGTTTAGAAAAATTCTATGTTTCGCCCATTCAAAATCAGCGAGTTCAATCTGACCTGGTTGAGGCTGAAGGCGTTGGATCTAAAAAATAA